The following are from one region of the Nostoc cf. commune SO-36 genome:
- a CDS encoding ubiquinone biosynthesis protein COQ4, with protein sequence MLKKLQQLKAIMAYKNSENLGDIAILKSELFGTKVSPTVASKLEPVVGYYPAIDLNQLSQYPQGSFGREYANYMQVNQLKPLNISPELEDIAKRNLFALRYLVTHDIFHVLLDFDTTYAGEIGVLAFVATQNYSKSLQIGLWLARLLYPILAPQQIKAIFVNLAKGQELGKKADFLLGYRFEEHWEEPIDYVRKKLRLA encoded by the coding sequence ATGCTCAAAAAACTACAACAGCTAAAAGCAATTATGGCTTACAAAAACTCAGAAAATTTGGGCGATATTGCCATTCTTAAATCTGAGTTGTTTGGGACTAAAGTTTCTCCAACAGTCGCTTCTAAACTAGAACCAGTAGTAGGATATTATCCCGCAATTGATTTGAACCAATTAAGCCAATATCCTCAAGGCTCTTTTGGACGAGAATATGCCAATTATATGCAGGTAAATCAACTAAAACCATTAAACATCAGCCCAGAACTAGAAGACATTGCCAAACGTAATCTATTTGCTCTGCGATATTTAGTCACCCATGATATTTTTCATGTCTTGCTTGATTTTGATACCACCTACGCAGGAGAAATTGGTGTACTTGCTTTTGTTGCTACACAAAACTACAGTAAATCACTGCAAATCGGTTTGTGGTTGGCGAGATTGCTCTATCCAATTTTGGCTCCCCAACAAATCAAAGCGATTTTCGTCAATTTGGCGAAAGGGCAAGAACTAGGCAAAAAAGCTGATTTTTTGTTGGGCTACCGTTTTGAAGAACATTGGGAAGAACCAATTGACTATGTGAGAAAAAAGTTGAGATTAGCATAA